The following are encoded together in the Triticum dicoccoides isolate Atlit2015 ecotype Zavitan chromosome 6B, WEW_v2.0, whole genome shotgun sequence genome:
- the LOC119325597 gene encoding amino acid transporter AVT1B-like, translated as MGYKMLGESTESQFTLNLPENSVVSKIAVWATVANPITKYALTITPLAMSLEELLPRSQQKYSNIIILRSALVVSTLIIALSVPFFALVMALIGPLFAMLVTYILPCACFLAILKAKATWYQTATCSFIITVGVTCAYVGTYSSLSGIVQNYAT; from the exons ATGGGATACAAAATGTTAGGCGAATCCACCGAGTCTCAGTTCACCCTCAACTTACCGGAGAATTCGGTGGTTTCCAAGATTGCCGTCTGGGCTACG GTGGCAAATCCGATAACCAA ATATGCATTGACCATAACCCCACTGGCCATGAGTCTGGAAGAGTTGCTGCCGCGAAGCCAGCAGAAGTACTCCAACATAATCATACTTAGATCAGCCCTGGTAGTGTCAACCCTCATCATTGCTCTCTCAGTTCCCTTCTTTG CACTTGTGATGGCTCTCATTGGTCCTTTATTCGCGATGCTTGTG ACCTACATTCTGCCTTGTGCCTGCTTTCTGGCCATCCTTAAGGCAAAAGCGACTTGGTATCAG ACTGCGACATGCTCATTCATCATCACCGTAGGGGTTACCTGCGCCTACGTGGGGACATACTCATCCCTCTCCGGGATTGTCCAGAACTACGCCACCTGA